The window TCGAGCGGCTCGAGCAGGAGATCCGCCAGGCGCGCCAGGCACGCGAGGCGCTAGCGCTGCTGTTCATCGACCTGGACCGCTTCAAGGAGGTCAACGATACCCTCGGGCACGACCACGGCGACCTGCTGCTGCAGGAGGCCGCGCGCCGCATCGCGCAGGCGGTGCGGGCGAGTGACACGGTGGCGCGCCTCGGCGGCGACGAGTTCACCGTGATCCTGCCCAACGTGAGCGATCCGGCCGTGGTCGATCGCATTGCCCAGGCGATCCTGGAGCGCATTGCCGCGCCCTATCCGCTGGCGGGCGAACTGGTGATGGTCTCGGCCAGCATCGGCGTGGCCACCTATCCGCGCGATGGCGAGAGCGCCGAGACCCTGGTGGTGCGCGCCGACCAGGCCATGTTCGCCGCCAAGGCCGAGGGCCGCAACCGCTGGAAGGTCTTTACGCGCGCGCTGCTGCAGGCGGAGAAAGAGCGCCTGCGCGTGACCGGCGACCTGCGCGTGGCGCTGGCGGAGAAGCAGTTCCTGCTGCACTACCAGCCCGTCGTCGACCTGCGCACCGGCAGGGTCTGCAAGGCCGAGGCGCTGATCCGCTGGAACCATCCGCTGCGCGGGCCGATCGAGCCGGCCGATTTCATTCCCGTGGCCGAGGAGACCGGGCTCATCATCGAGATCGGCCAATGGGTGCTGGGGCAGGCGCTGGACCAGCTGCCGCGCTGGCAGGCGCTGCTGGGGCGCGGCTTCCAGATCTCGGTGAACAAGTCGCCGGTGGAGTTCCTCGCGCCGCCCGGCGCGCCCGATACCTGGTCCGACATGATCGCGCAGCGGCAGGTGCCGGTCGGCGGCCTCGTCATCGAGATCACCGAGGGCTCGCTGATGTCCCAGGATGCCGATGTCATGGACCAGCTCTCGCGCTTCCAGGCGGCGGGCATCGAGATCGCCCTCGATGATTTCGGTACCGGCTACTCCTCGCTGTCCTACCTGCGCCGGCTCGACATCGACTACATCAAGATCGACAAGTCATTCGTGCGCGCGCTGACGCGCGGGCCGGACGACGTGGCGCTGTGCCGCGCCATCATCGGCATGGCGCACGCGCTGCGCATCCGCGTGATCGCCGAGGGCATCGAGACCGCGCAGCAGCGCGACATCCTGCTGGCGGCGGGCTGCGACTACGGACAGGGCAATTACTTCTGCCCGCCGGTCGAGGTGGGCACCTTCGAGGCCTTCGCCGCTGCGCTGACCTGATGGCCTGACCTGATGGCCTGACCTGATGGCCTGATTCGACGGCCTGATTCGATCGCCTGATGGGATGGTCCGGGCTCGCTTGGTCTGACCCGGTCCGACCTGGCCTGACCTGCCGCGGACCATTCGCGCCGGCCCGGCCATGGGGTGGGCATCTATTGCCATACCCCCGACATCCCCTGCGAAAATTCTCACTCTACCCTCCTGCCGGAGGGTTCGGAAGCGTTGCGACGCAGCATCGGTTCCGCACAGAATGTGCGCAACAAGAGAGGCGTTACCCGGGCCGGAAGGCCGTGATGTCTTGGCCGTATGCTTGCGCGCGACTTTGACCACGACACGACCACGACACGACCATGAGCCTGCTTGAGTGCCGCAGCAGCATCATCCCGGACCTGGCGGATCTTCTGCCCGATGCCGTCTTCCTGGTGGAAGAGACCGGCCGCATCGCGTACGTCAGCGCCGCCAGCAGGACGGTGCTCGGTTATGAGCCGGCGGAACTGGTCGGCCAGCGCGTGATCGACCTGGTGGTGGCGCGCGACCGCGACAAGACGCGCCGCGAGGCCGGCGAGGTGATGGCGGGCAAGCTGCGCGTGGGCTTCGAGAACTGCTATGCGCACAAGCGCGGCGGCGATGTCCATCTGTCATGGTCGGCCCGCTGGCTGGAGGCGGACCGCCTACGCTTGGGCGTGGCGCGCGATATCAGCGCGCTGCGGCGCGCCGGGCCGCTGGAGCGGCTCGGGCGGTTGGCCGAGGGCAAGCCCTTGGCGCCGCGCGAGCGGGAGATCCTGGCCTTGCTGCTCACGGAGGCCACCGAGAAGCAGATCGCCGACCAGCTCGGCCTGGCGTTCTCGACCACGCATTCGTATATCACCGCCATCTTCCGCAAGTTCGGTGTGCGGGGACGCGCGGGGCTGATGAGTCTGTGGCTGCAGCAGGACGCGGCCGTATCGTAGTGGCCGCAGTGTGCGCAGTGTGCGCAGTGTCAGTCGTGTGCGCAGTGTCCGTGGTGCCAGGCTTGCCGGCGGGCGCCGCCGTGCCGCCGTGGCACATGCAGAGGAGGGAGGCCGCGCCGCGGCGTTCCCGTCAACGAAACAACCGCAGCCAGATCAGGGAGGGGAGATTGGAAAGCATTGTGCCGTCTCGACTGGCGACGTGGTTGGCGGGCGCTCCGCAGCGCTCGCGTTGCCGGCGGCTTCCCGGCCATCGCCTAGAACGAGGTGGTGAGGCGGCTGAGCTGCGCTTCGATACCCATGAACAGGTGGCCCAGCACGCGCCAGGCCAGTTCCTTGTCCTGCGCATCGTCGCGGCCGAAGGCCAATTGGAAACTGCCGTCCGAGTCGATCGTCATGGCGCCGTGCTGGTTGAGGTAGACCGTGAGCACGACCGCCTTCTGCAGGTCGCCTTCGCCCAGCTTGCGCAGCCACGAGAACGTGACGATGGAGACGAAGCGGCTGTTGACGAAGCCGTAGGACGTGTCGATCAGCACCGTGCCGTACACCGTCTGCAGCGCGAAGCAGCGGAAGCTGTCCGCTTCGAAGTCCTGCCCGGGCTGCGCCACGGCAGCCAGTTCGGGGTCGGCGAGCGCCTTCTCGAGGAAGTCCTTGAACTGCTCGGCGTATTGATTCAACAGGACAGCCGTCCTGGCATTCGCGTGCGCCGCTTGTCGGCTGTCCAACCGGTAAGGAACCATCTTCCGTTTTCAAGGCAATGTGTGACAGGGCTGCATTCTCGTGTCGAGCTGCACAAGACACATCCCCACCTTGGTGTGAATTGGAACCGCCGGGTGGCATCGCGGGCCTGGCCGGCCATCGTGCCCGAACCGCGCGCGGCTGTCGCCCCTCTGATTAGTGGGGTGTGGGTGGACCCCGCCTACGCTATGCTCGGTCGCCGGCTGCGGTCGACGCCCGCGGCGGCCCTGCGCCATTCTGGTGCGGCGTGGCGGGCGGGCTCGGCACGCCTGGCGTGGCGTTGGGGGAGCCCCCATTTGGGGGCTGCGCAATGTGCGAGCCGTGGCAACAATGCCAGCAATGTCATAAATTCAAGACAGGATCGGCGCGCCGTGCCGGGGATACGTGGGGCATGCGCGGGGCGGCCGCGCGTAGGTTGCCAAGGCGAAAGGTGCCAAGGCGAAAGGTGCCAAGGCGAAAGGTGCCAAGCGAAGGTATCGGATGTCATGAACAAGAACAAGAACGAACCGTGGCTCGCGGCCGAGGTGTTCCGCCAGGCCGTGGCGGCCCTGCCGCTGGTTTCCATCGACCTGCTGGTCGAGGACCATCTGGGCCGCTTCCTGCTGGGCCGCCGCAGCAATCCGCCGGCCCAGGGCAGCTGGTTCGTGCCGGGCGGACGCATCCGCAAGGGCGAGCGTAGGCTGGAGGCGCTGCGGCGCCTGCTGCAGGAGGAACTGGGCCTGGCACCGGACGCGGTGCCGGCGCAGGAGTTGGAATTCCGCGGCGTCTACGAGCACTTCTACGACATTAACTTTGCCGGCGAGGCCGGTAATCCGACGCATTACGTGGTGCTGGCCTATGCCTTGCGCTGGCCGGGCGGGGATGCCGCGCTGCCGCTGGCGCAGCATGGCGCCTATCGCTGGCTGACCGCAGAGCAGGTGCTGGCGGATGACGGTGTGCATGCGTATGTGAAGGCGTATTTCGCGGAGCCGGGCGCGTCGGACCAGCCGGGTTGATTGGTCGAGCAGGTCGATCAGGTCAGCTGGGTTTGTCAGCTTGGTCGGGCTGGTCGCCGTGCCGGGTAGTCCAAGCGGGCTATGGTGCCTGCGGAGCACTTGCGCAATCATGCAGGGGCTCGCGGCCATGCCGCCCGACGATGACAGGCGCCGATCCCGGCGGCGGCAAGGCCGCGCGCCGGGATGAAAGGACAAGGAGGAGGGAGGGGCGGCAAGCGCGAGTGCGAGGGAGTACCCGCGCGTGGGAGAGCCGGCGATGACCGGCGCGCCAGGTGGAGACAACAAGCAGCAACAAGCAGGAAGGTGGAAGGAAAAGCCCGGCAGCATGTCGACCGCGTCAGAACACAGCCTGGACAAAGGCGGGACAAAGTCGAAATGAAGTCAGGGGGAGCGAAAGTCAAGCTCGGGACCAGCGGTCCGACGCAGCAGCGCGGGGCTGGTGTCCTGATTCTTGCATTCGTTGAAGCACTTGGTCTGTCGAGAGGACGTGCGAGGCTGGGAACGAAGCGCAGCAAGGCTGGAGCCTTGCGAGCGCATCGTGACGATGCATCGCATGGCCCGATCGACGGACTCGGGGCGGATTGTGTCAACGGATTCGGGATTCAGGACACCAGGTAAAGCTGCTGTAGAAGAGGCCGCGGTCCACAAGAAGTTGGGAACTGCATAAAAGAGAAAAGAGGCTACGGGACGCTGGCCGACAGCGCTCGAATGAGGGTCATGCAAAGGTTGGGTCGCATGCAGCAAAATCAATTTCCGGTGTTTAGCCGTGCGGAGCTAGACAGCGCATTTGCATCATTCACGGGGATGGAAGGTGGTAACCCAGAGGCTGCCCTATGGGTGTGCGATGGCGCGCCCCTGTCCACCGGTATGCCATTGGCGGATACCTTCCAGTCGCGCCTGACAGCGCCGGCGTGGGACGCGGAATTCCGACAGCGTCACGCGCGGACGATGTCGCGCTGGCAGACGCATTACCGTATCGCGCGCGTCATGGCGGCGGCACGGGCGTCGACGTTGCCACCGGGGCGCAGCCCGATCGACGCGCAGGAGTATTTCGCGCGCCATCTTTATGCGCCGCATGGCTGGGATTTCAAGCTGAATCTCTATCCCTTGCCGGATCGGCCGGACGCCGCGCAGCCCTGGACCAGGACCTTCGGCGAGCAGCCGGAGTTGCGTTCCAAGGCGGCATACGTGCGCCTGTGCCGCGAGGGCGGACGTTTCCGCTTCCTGGGCGCGCTGCGCCGCAAGTACCAGCCGCGCGTGCTGCTCTGCCTGGGTGAGCGCTACCAGCGCGATTACCTGCGCGCCTTCGGCTTCTGGGGCATCCTGCCGCAGGAGGCCATCCTGCAGCCGGCCGACAGGCCGTGGCGATTGCAGGTCTACCAGCACGAGGGGACGGCACTGGTGCTGACGCCGTCCTTCGGCGGCGCCAATGGCCTGAGTTCCGATGTGCTGCTCGACGCGCTGGGCACCATGCTGTCGCAGTGGATGCGTGCGGAGGACTTCCCGGCCTGCCGGGGCGTGACCCTGGACGCCGCTGCCGCCTCCGGCACCACGGCGCTCGATCGGCTGGTGGTCAGGACCGCATCGCACGGCCACAGCGCGGCGCGCGCCCTTCCGCTGGCCGTGGCCTGAGCCGGCGCGGCGCCGCCGGGCGCTGCCGGGTGCAGGGGTGGGGCGCGGACGGTGTGCGGGCTCGAGCGAGCTCGCACACCGTCCGCGCCTGTCTGGCATTCCTCCGTCGGGGTGGGCGGCCTCTTCTGTGGCCTATCCTGCGGCCCCTTCAGTGGCTTCTTCGGTAGCGGCTGCCTTGGCAGCCGCGTTCCCCGCTCGGGGCGCCGGCGCTCACGGCGTGCCGGTGCCGGCCGCCGCCACCAGGCAATCGGACAGCTTGTCGAAATAGCGCAGCGCGTCCTGTGTCAGCTCGACCTGCTTGCGTCGCGCATCTTCCGTATCGCTCAGGGTCACCCAGCCTTTGTGCCGCATCGACTTCAGCCGTGTATGCACGGTGGCCGGCGAGCCCAGTCCCGCCGTGGCCATGATGTCGCGCACGGACAGGCGCGTGCGCTGCTGCTGCGCGCGCGCGACCTGCGAGAGGATGCGTTCCTCCAGCGGATCCAGCGCCGGCAGCGAGGGCAGGCTGCGCAGCGTGTCGGCGAGCTGGAGGAAGCGGAGGTAGATGTCTGCTGGTCGGGTCAAGATGTCGTCGTCCTTATCGGCCACCGACACGGCAATCCGCTGCGTGCGCTTGGCCTGCATCCGGGCTGCATTGCCTGCATGCAGGAAGGTGGCTGGCCAGTCGACTTGCGCGGGCGGGCCGCATTCTACGTCATCGTGCGTAAGGTTCAGAGGCGTGCTGCTGATGCACTGATGCGCCCGCGCGAGGGCATCGCCTCGGGCGGCTTCGTCAGCGTGCCGGCGCCGCGCGGTCGCCTGTTGTGACGCCGGGCATGTCGCCTCGACTGGCGGCCAGGCAGGACTCAGGCCGCCTTGAGCAGCAGCGCATAGTCGTCTAACGGCTGGAGGGCCGGTTCGGTGGACAGGTCCAGGTCCG of the Cupriavidus malaysiensis genome contains:
- a CDS encoding PAS and helix-turn-helix domain-containing protein — translated: MSLLECRSSIIPDLADLLPDAVFLVEETGRIAYVSAASRTVLGYEPAELVGQRVIDLVVARDRDKTRREAGEVMAGKLRVGFENCYAHKRGGDVHLSWSARWLEADRLRLGVARDISALRRAGPLERLGRLAEGKPLAPREREILALLLTEATEKQIADQLGLAFSTTHSYITAIFRKFGVRGRAGLMSLWLQQDAAVS
- a CDS encoding GDP-mannose mannosyl hydrolase → MNKNKNEPWLAAEVFRQAVAALPLVSIDLLVEDHLGRFLLGRRSNPPAQGSWFVPGGRIRKGERRLEALRRLLQEELGLAPDAVPAQELEFRGVYEHFYDINFAGEAGNPTHYVVLAYALRWPGGDAALPLAQHGAYRWLTAEQVLADDGVHAYVKAYFAEPGASDQPG
- a CDS encoding MarR family transcriptional regulator produces the protein MTRPADIYLRFLQLADTLRSLPSLPALDPLEERILSQVARAQQQRTRLSVRDIMATAGLGSPATVHTRLKSMRHKGWVTLSDTEDARRKQVELTQDALRYFDKLSDCLVAAAGTGTP